A single genomic interval of Candidatus Eisenbacteria bacterium harbors:
- the fusA gene encoding elongation factor G — MKEYDVAKLRNVVFVGHGGAGKTSLCEALLFNAKATKRLGKVDDGTSVLDYTPEEIQRKITISLSLGHLEWKDHFFNLVDTPGYADFVGDVKAGLSVADSAMILLRAAGGVEIGTMKVWDFVEENSLPAFACVTMMDKEHSDFWACVEGASESLSRRVIPVILPIGTGDSFAGVVDVLSMKAYLYDDQGQFTEQKDIPADARKRAEEAREKLLDGIAESDDGLLEKYLEKGTLEPKEIVEGLRKSLVKRAILPVAAVSAHKGIGIPQLLDLLVTVLPSPVDRGVIKGTVPGTDRQVERKPLVSEPLCAMVFKTISEPHVGELSLMRVFSGTLEAGSEALNSRKSKSEKIGQLFRLQGKERTEVTSLKPGEFGAAVKLRDTSTGDTLCSSASPIQLERIKFPEPALSEALRPKAKGDEEKIANGLSRLKEEDPTFTVFVDPELKQTLLNGMGELHLEVIVRKLRDRFGVEVDIVKPKIPYRETIKGKAEVQGRHKKQSGGRGQFGDVWIRIEPRKRGEGFEFVNEVVGGSIPTKYIPAVQKGVEEACKEGVLAGYQIVDFRVYLFDGSYHTVDSSDLAFKIAGSLAFKKAVTESKPILLEPIMEVEVTVPDDCMGDVMGDLSSKRGRILGMDSYGKMQRVKALVPQAELYKYSTNLRSLTQGRASHTAKFASYEELPQEMTEKVIAEAKQEKE, encoded by the coding sequence TTGAAAGAATACGATGTGGCCAAACTCAGAAACGTAGTGTTCGTTGGTCACGGAGGGGCAGGGAAGACCTCGCTCTGCGAGGCTCTTCTGTTCAATGCTAAGGCCACTAAGAGGCTCGGCAAGGTCGATGACGGCACTTCTGTTCTCGACTACACGCCCGAGGAAATTCAGCGAAAAATCACCATTTCGCTTTCTCTGGGACACCTGGAGTGGAAGGATCATTTTTTCAATCTCGTTGACACACCTGGGTACGCCGACTTTGTGGGCGACGTGAAGGCCGGTCTTTCCGTTGCGGACAGCGCCATGATCCTTCTGCGGGCCGCGGGAGGCGTCGAGATCGGCACGATGAAGGTCTGGGACTTTGTCGAGGAGAACTCGCTCCCCGCGTTTGCCTGCGTGACCATGATGGATAAGGAACACTCGGATTTCTGGGCGTGCGTGGAGGGAGCGTCTGAGTCGTTGTCCAGAAGAGTGATTCCGGTGATTCTGCCCATCGGAACAGGCGATTCTTTCGCGGGAGTTGTGGATGTTCTCTCGATGAAGGCATACCTGTATGACGATCAGGGGCAATTTACCGAACAGAAGGACATTCCTGCCGATGCAAGAAAGCGCGCCGAAGAGGCCAGAGAAAAACTGTTAGACGGGATCGCGGAAAGCGACGATGGCCTTCTCGAGAAGTATCTTGAGAAGGGGACGCTGGAGCCGAAGGAGATAGTCGAGGGGCTGCGGAAAAGTCTCGTGAAAAGGGCCATACTTCCCGTGGCTGCCGTTTCGGCGCACAAAGGGATAGGCATTCCTCAGTTGCTCGACCTGCTTGTCACCGTTCTCCCTTCGCCGGTAGATAGGGGGGTGATCAAGGGCACGGTTCCCGGGACCGATAGGCAGGTTGAGAGAAAGCCGCTCGTCAGCGAACCGCTCTGCGCGATGGTCTTCAAGACGATTTCGGAACCACACGTGGGAGAGCTTTCCCTCATGAGAGTGTTCTCAGGCACGCTGGAAGCCGGTTCCGAGGCCCTCAACTCCAGAAAGAGCAAGAGCGAGAAGATCGGCCAGCTCTTTAGGCTCCAGGGCAAGGAACGGACGGAAGTGACTTCCCTGAAGCCGGGAGAGTTTGGTGCGGCAGTCAAGCTTAGAGACACCTCGACGGGAGACACTCTGTGTTCCTCGGCGAGCCCGATTCAGCTTGAACGTATAAAGTTTCCCGAGCCCGCACTTTCGGAGGCGCTGAGACCGAAGGCGAAGGGCGACGAAGAGAAGATAGCAAATGGACTCTCGCGTCTCAAGGAAGAGGATCCGACTTTCACGGTCTTTGTCGACCCGGAACTCAAGCAGACTCTTCTGAACGGCATGGGCGAGCTACACCTCGAGGTCATCGTGCGCAAGCTGCGCGACCGCTTCGGCGTAGAAGTGGACATCGTCAAGCCCAAGATACCTTACAGGGAAACCATAAAGGGTAAGGCAGAAGTCCAGGGCAGGCACAAGAAGCAATCCGGTGGCAGAGGTCAGTTCGGAGACGTCTGGATAAGGATAGAGCCGAGAAAGAGGGGAGAGGGGTTCGAGTTCGTGAACGAAGTCGTGGGAGGCTCCATACCCACGAAATATATTCCTGCGGTGCAGAAGGGAGTCGAGGAGGCGTGCAAGGAAGGAGTTCTCGCGGGCTACCAGATCGTTGATTTCAGAGTCTATCTGTTCGACGGTTCATATCACACGGTGGATTCTTCTGACCTTGCTTTCAAGATCGCGGGTTCCCTGGCCTTCAAGAAGGCGGTGACCGAGTCCAAGCCGATTCTGCTTGAACCAATAATGGAAGTGGAGGTCACCGTTCCCGATGATTGCATGGGTGACGTGATGGGCGACCTGAGCAGCAAGCGCGGCAGGATTCTTGGGATGGATTCTTACGGCAAGATGCAACGTGTGAAGGCGCTGGTCCCTCAGGCTGAGCTTTACAAGTACTCCACGAACTTGAGGTCGTTGACGCAGGGAAGGGCATCTCACACTGCGAAATTCGCTTCCTACGAAGAGCTTCCTCAGGAGATGACCGAGAAAGTAATCGCAGAGGCCAAACAAGAGAAGGAGTGA
- a CDS encoding YebC/PmpR family DNA-binding transcriptional regulator — protein MSGHSKWSTIKRKKEKVDQQRGRLFGKCIKEITVAARQGGGDMNANARLRAAVQLAKSFNMPADNIERAVKKGTGELPGVNYDEISYEGYGPHGIAILAETVTDNRNRTTSEIRHIFSKNGGNLGEVGCVSWMFDLRGLITVERGSADEEKLMGVALDAGADDVNDESPEYYEITTEPSKLDAVRDALKKAGIALTGAELSRVPQSAITVGEKEAEQILKLMEALEEHEDVQKVFANFDIPNEIMAKLGK, from the coding sequence ATGTCTGGTCATTCAAAATGGAGCACGATAAAAAGGAAGAAAGAGAAGGTCGATCAGCAGCGTGGTCGGCTCTTCGGTAAGTGCATCAAAGAAATCACCGTTGCTGCCAGACAGGGCGGCGGCGACATGAACGCGAACGCCCGGCTGAGAGCAGCCGTGCAGTTGGCGAAAAGCTTCAACATGCCGGCCGACAACATTGAAAGGGCCGTCAAGAAGGGTACCGGCGAACTGCCTGGCGTGAACTACGACGAAATTTCCTACGAGGGATACGGTCCCCACGGTATAGCCATCCTGGCTGAGACCGTGACGGACAACAGAAACCGGACGACCTCCGAGATAAGACACATTTTTTCCAAGAACGGAGGCAACCTCGGCGAAGTCGGCTGTGTTTCTTGGATGTTCGACCTGAGAGGCCTCATTACTGTTGAAAGAGGTTCTGCCGACGAAGAAAAACTGATGGGTGTGGCGCTCGACGCAGGGGCCGACGATGTCAATGACGAATCGCCGGAGTACTACGAAATAACGACAGAGCCTTCCAAGCTTGACGCCGTGAGAGATGCTCTCAAGAAGGCCGGCATCGCTCTTACCGGAGCAGAACTCTCGCGCGTCCCGCAGTCGGCCATCACGGTCGGCGAGAAAGAGGCGGAACAGATCCTCAAGCTGATGGAGGCACTCGAAGAGCACGAGGACGTCCAGAAGGTTTTCGCAAACTTCGACATCCCTAATGAAATCATGGCGAAGCTTGGAAAGTAG
- the ruvC gene encoding crossover junction endodeoxyribonuclease RuvC, which yields MKSWRSLESSGQAREFTVLGIDPGSLVTGYGLIHRVQPALECLDFGCVRLPPEHSLTLRLEQIYDKLSEIVAAFKPDRMAVETIFHSRSARSALIMGHVRGVVLLVAAKAGLEIFEYTPLEIKLSVVGTGAASKKQVQFMVSRILSISGKLPLDASDALAVALCHVNKCARGHYSGVSRVGASGMWAALGVNGEKSAKGGL from the coding sequence ATGAAATCATGGCGAAGCTTGGAAAGTAGTGGCCAGGCCAGAGAGTTCACGGTACTCGGGATCGATCCGGGAAGTCTCGTCACGGGCTACGGCTTGATCCACAGAGTGCAGCCGGCGCTCGAATGCCTCGATTTCGGATGCGTGCGGCTTCCTCCAGAACACTCCCTCACACTCAGACTGGAACAGATTTACGATAAGCTTTCAGAGATTGTTGCCGCGTTCAAGCCCGACAGGATGGCCGTGGAGACGATATTCCACAGTCGCAGCGCCAGGTCGGCTCTCATCATGGGTCACGTGAGAGGGGTGGTGCTCCTCGTCGCTGCGAAGGCGGGCCTCGAGATTTTTGAATATACGCCCTTGGAAATCAAGCTATCGGTTGTGGGCACAGGGGCCGCATCAAAGAAGCAGGTGCAGTTCATGGTTTCGAGGATACTCTCGATCTCAGGGAAGCTTCCTCTGGACGCCTCCGACGCTCTGGCCGTGGCGCTCTGCCACGTCAACAAGTGTGCGAGGGGACACTACAGTGGCGTGTCCCGTGTAGGAGCCTCGGGGATGTGGGCCGCCTTGGGAGTGAACGGAGAAAAGAGCGCGAAGGGTGGACTGTGA
- the ruvA gene encoding Holliday junction branch migration protein RuvA — protein sequence MIFCLKGTLMEKTPTRVVLDVGGVGYGVNVPLSTYEKIADVGSPVELLTHLHVREDSLDLYGFATPEEKELFELLILVSGIGPRLALGILSGSAVHSFAEAVASANTAMLTTISGVGKKLAERIVVELKDKIAALVHVRERAVAFGGESPQFNDAILALVSLGVTRASAAKALKRVVAEAGTDLTLEEMVRRALSLAGG from the coding sequence ATGATATTCTGTCTCAAAGGCACGCTGATGGAAAAGACCCCCACCAGGGTCGTCCTGGACGTGGGGGGCGTGGGCTACGGGGTCAACGTGCCGCTCTCGACGTACGAGAAGATCGCCGACGTCGGTAGTCCCGTCGAGCTTCTCACGCATCTACACGTCAGGGAAGATTCCCTGGATCTCTATGGTTTTGCGACCCCGGAAGAGAAAGAACTCTTCGAGCTCCTCATTCTTGTTTCGGGAATAGGGCCAAGACTTGCGCTGGGGATACTTTCCGGCAGTGCAGTCCACTCGTTCGCGGAAGCCGTCGCCTCTGCAAACACGGCCATGCTGACAACGATTTCGGGCGTCGGAAAGAAGCTGGCGGAGAGGATTGTCGTGGAGCTGAAAGACAAGATTGCTGCTCTTGTCCACGTGCGTGAAAGGGCAGTCGCCTTCGGCGGCGAGTCTCCTCAATTCAACGACGCTATCCTCGCTCTGGTTTCGCTCGGCGTCACGAGAGCTTCAGCCGCAAAGGCCCTGAAGCGGGTTGTCGCCGAGGCCGGAACCGACCTCACACTGGAAGAGATGGTGCGGCGCGCGCTCTCCCTTGCCGGGGGATAG